The proteins below come from a single Miscanthus floridulus cultivar M001 chromosome 1, ASM1932011v1, whole genome shotgun sequence genomic window:
- the LOC136480809 gene encoding short-chain dehydrogenase reductase 3b-like, which yields MSKPRLDGKVAIVTGGASGIGEAAARLFASSGATVVIADVQDALGEAVAASVGSDRCTYARCDVTEEAQVEETVARVVAAHGRLDVMLSNAGVLLPTGSVMDMDLAKLDRVMAVNFRGAAACVKHAARAMVASGSGGGAIVCTASVASLQGGFGPASYTASKHALLGLVRAAAGELGRHGVRVNCVSPGGVATPLSCALMGVGPRELEAMTVLHNVLQGKVLRAEDVAEAALFLASDQAAFISGHNLVVDGATTAVNPAVLHTVGL from the exons ATGTCCAAGCCAAG GTTGGACGGCAAGGTAGCGATCGTGACGGGCGGCGCGAGCGGAATcggcgaggcggcggcgcggcTGTTCGCGTCGAGCGGCGCCACGGTGGTGATCGCGGACGTGCAGGACGCGCTGGGCGAGGCGGTGGCGGCGTCGGTCGGGTCCGACCGGTGCACGTACGCGCGGTGCGACGTGACGGAGGAGGCGCAGGTGGAGGAGACGGTGGCGCGCGTGGTGGCGGCGCACGGGCGGCTGGACGTGATGCTGAGCAACGCCGGGGTGCTGCTCCCGACGGGGTCGGTGATGGACATGGACCTGGCGAAGCTGGACCGCGTTATGGCCGTCAACTTCCGCGGCGCGGCGGCGTGCGTGAAGCACGCGGCGCGCGCGATGGTGGCGTCCGGTTCCGGCGGCGGCGCCATCGTGTGCACGGCGAGCGTGGCGTCGCTGCAGGGCGGGTTCGGCCCGGCGTCGTACACGGCGTCCAAGCACGCCCTGCTGGGCCTGGTGCGCGCCGCGGCCGGGGAGCTGGGGCGACACGGCGTGCGCGTCAACTGCGTGTCCCCCGGCGGCGTCGCCACGCCCCTGAGCTGCGCGCTCATGGGCGTGGGGCCCCGCGAGCTGGAGGCCATGACGGTGCTGCACAACGTCCTGCAGGGGAAGGTGCTGCGGGCGGAAGACGTCGCGGAGGCCGCGCTGTTCCTGGCGTCCGACCAGGCCGCCTTCATCAGCGGCCACAACCTCGTCGTCGAcggcgccaccaccgccgtcaaCCCCGCCGTGCTGCACACCGTCGGGCTGTGA